One Phaseolus vulgaris cultivar G19833 chromosome 2, P. vulgaris v2.0, whole genome shotgun sequence DNA window includes the following coding sequences:
- the LOC137811639 gene encoding oxoglutarate-dependent flavonoid 7-O-demethylase 1-like isoform X1, whose translation MASTQVSVFGSSHSVLGVMEVANKPEMGIPEMYIRPQEPSIPSHEATFPTIPVFDLKTLLHENSRDAELHQLYTACKDWGFFQVVNHGVSSQLLEKLNLEIEKFFQLPIEEKKKYHVRPGDVQGYGTVIRCKDQKLDWGDRFYMLINPVERRKPYLLPQLPASFRETLESYFRELRKLGMELLGLLGKAIGMEMKEVEEFFVDGMQSVRMTYYPACPKPEVVVGLTPHSDATGITILHQVNGVEGLEIKKSGVWIPVIFLPDAFVVNVGDIMEILSNGAYTSIEHRAAVNKEKERISIAMFFSPKFEAEIGPVKSLLNSENPPLFKSMLMEDHFKHFFSRNLNGKTHLEKMRVKTLDLLKDST comes from the exons ATGGCTTCAACACAGGTTAGTGTCTTTGGGAGCTCTCATTCTGTTCTTGGTGTGATGGAAGTGGCCAACAAACCAGAAATGGGAATACCAGAAATGTATATTCGCCCACAAGAACCTTCAATTCCATCACATGAAGCCACTTTCCCAACTATTCCTGTTTTTGACTTGAAAACCTTGCTTCATGAAAATTCCAGAGATGCTGAACTTCACCAGTTGTACACAGCATGCAAAGATTGGGGTTTCTTTCAG GTGGTGAACCATGGTGTTAGCTCCCAACTGCTGGAGAAGCTGAATCTTGAGATTGAGAAATTCTTCCAGCTTCCCattgaagagaagaagaaatatCATGTGAGACCAGGTGATGTTCAAGGTTACGGAACTGTGATTAGATGCAAAGATCAAAAGCTTGACTGGGGGGACAGATTCTACATGTTGATCAACCCTGTTGAGAGAAGAAAGCCATATCTTCTCCCTCAGCTCCCTGCATCATTCAG ggaaaccttggagtcaTACTTCAGAGAATTGAGGAAGCTTGGTATGGAACTTCTTGGGTTGCTAGGAAAAGCCATAGGGATGGAGATGAAGGAAGTGGAAGAGTTTTTTGTTGATGGGATGCAGTCAGTGAGAATGACATATTATCCAGCATGTCCAAAACCAGAGGTAGTTGTAGGGCTGACCCCTCACTCTGATGCAACAGGCATAACCATCCTTCACCAGGTGAATGGAGTGGAGGGTCTGGAGATAAAGAAAAGTGGGGTTTGGATTCCTGTGATCTTTCTACCAGATGCTTTTGTAGTTAACGTTGGGGACATCATGGAG ATTCTAAGTAATGGGGCCTATACCAGCATAGAGCACAGGGCTGCAGTGAACAAAGAGAAGGAGAGAATTTCTATTGCCATGTTCTTCAGCCCCAAATTTGAGGCAGAGATTGGGCCTGTCAAAAGCTTGTTAAATTCTGAAAACCCGCCCTTGTTCAAAAGCATGTTGATGGAAGATCACTTCAAACACTTTTTCTCTCGCAATCTTAATGGGAAGACCCACTTGGAGAAAATGAGGGTTAAAACTCTTGACTTGCTGAAAGATTCAACTTAA
- the LOC137811639 gene encoding oxoglutarate-dependent flavonoid 7-O-demethylase 1-like isoform X2, with protein MASTQVSVFGSSHSVLGVMEVANKPEMGIPEMYIRPQEPSIPSHEATFPTIPVFDLKTLLHENSRDAELHQLYTACKDWGFFQVVNHGVSSQLLEKLNLEIEKFFQLPIEEKKKYHVRPGDVQGYGTVIRCKDQKLDWGDRFYMLINPVERRKPYLLPQLPASFRETLESYFRELRKLGMELLGLLGKAIGMEMKEVEEFFVDGMQSVRMTYYPACPKPEVVVGLTPHSDATGITILHQVNGVEGLEIKKSGVWIPVIFLPDAFVVNVGDIMELSQHSHHHLQLEFAQPQQHYLLLQLSFRYRTQCHQMG; from the exons ATGGCTTCAACACAGGTTAGTGTCTTTGGGAGCTCTCATTCTGTTCTTGGTGTGATGGAAGTGGCCAACAAACCAGAAATGGGAATACCAGAAATGTATATTCGCCCACAAGAACCTTCAATTCCATCACATGAAGCCACTTTCCCAACTATTCCTGTTTTTGACTTGAAAACCTTGCTTCATGAAAATTCCAGAGATGCTGAACTTCACCAGTTGTACACAGCATGCAAAGATTGGGGTTTCTTTCAG GTGGTGAACCATGGTGTTAGCTCCCAACTGCTGGAGAAGCTGAATCTTGAGATTGAGAAATTCTTCCAGCTTCCCattgaagagaagaagaaatatCATGTGAGACCAGGTGATGTTCAAGGTTACGGAACTGTGATTAGATGCAAAGATCAAAAGCTTGACTGGGGGGACAGATTCTACATGTTGATCAACCCTGTTGAGAGAAGAAAGCCATATCTTCTCCCTCAGCTCCCTGCATCATTCAG ggaaaccttggagtcaTACTTCAGAGAATTGAGGAAGCTTGGTATGGAACTTCTTGGGTTGCTAGGAAAAGCCATAGGGATGGAGATGAAGGAAGTGGAAGAGTTTTTTGTTGATGGGATGCAGTCAGTGAGAATGACATATTATCCAGCATGTCCAAAACCAGAGGTAGTTGTAGGGCTGACCCCTCACTCTGATGCAACAGGCATAACCATCCTTCACCAGGTGAATGGAGTGGAGGGTCTGGAGATAAAGAAAAGTGGGGTTTGGATTCCTGTGATCTTTCTACCAGATGCTTTTGTAGTTAACGTTGGGGACATCATGGAG CTAAGTCAACATTCACACCATCATCTTCAACTTGAGTTTGCTCAACCTCAACAACATTATCTCCTTCTTCAATTATCCTTTCGTTATCGTACTCAATGTCATCAAATGGGATAG
- the LOC137809718 gene encoding putative clathrin assembly protein At1g25240, with protein MRAWKRAAGAIKDKNSIWFAKFARKSAFHNPKLETVVIKATSHDDQCIDSKNVQRVFQWLRTSPLYLKPLVWSLSMRMQKTRSWVVALKGLMLIHGVFCCDIPVVQRIGRLPFDLSNFSDGHMSSAKAWSYNDFVRSYFAYLDHRSSFVSSEVKRLKKNNNNKEMEVEDTLMEELECLQKLQGLIDMLLQIRPRNQHMNVGLVLEAMDCVIVEVFGVYSLFCNKIAKVLLRIYEMGGRMEASIGLKVLQKASIQREELSLFFEFCKEIGVLNASQCPKIDRISREDIQDLKRIINGASSKKGGVVANNEDRAIVVRPPSAIAPVSHQKESEKGLMTVITDQWEVFDDDLMVGAKGMHTVSGEKNILNTTNPFEESYIMVPYVPAHNQPLPDLISF; from the coding sequence ATGAGGGCGTGGAAGAGAGCCGCTGGAGCCATAAAAGACAAGAACAGCATATGGTTTGCAAAGTTCGCGCGAAAGAGTGCGTTCCACAATCCTAAGTTAGAAACTGTGGTGATCAAGGCCACAAGCCATGATGATCAATGCATTGATTCTAAGAACGTGCAGAGAGTGTTCCAATGGTTACGAACCTCGCCCTTGTACCTGAAACCTCTTGTGTGGTCTCTCTCCATGCGCATGCAAAAGACTCGAAGTTGGGTTGTCGCGCTGAAAGGCTTGATGCTCATCCACGGCGTTTTCTGCTGTGACATCCCTGTGGTGCAACGCATAGGGAGGTTACCCTTTGACCTCTCAAACTTTTCTGATGGTCATATGAGCAGTGCAAAGGCTTGGAGCTACAACGATTTCGTTCGTTCTTATTTTGCTTATTTAGATCACAGATCGTCGTTTGTATCCTCCGAGGTTAAAAGGCTAAAGAAGAATAACAATAACAAGGAGATGGAGGTGGAGGACACGTTGATGGAAGAGCTTGAGTGTTTGCAAAAGTTGCAAGGGTTGATTGATATGCTTCTTCAGATCAGGCCTCGGAATCAGCACATGAATGTTGGTTTGGTTCTTGAAGCCATGGATTGTGTTATAGTTGAGGTTTTCGGTGTGTATAGTTTATTTTGCAACAAGATTGCCAAGGTTTTGTTGAGGATATATGAAATGGGTGGGAGGATGGAAGCGAGCATTGGCCTCAAGGTTCTTCAGAAAGCATCGATTCAAAGGGAGGAGTTATCTTTGTTCTTTGAGTTTTGCAAGGAAATTGGTGTCCTCAATGCCTCTCAGTGCCCCAAAATTGATAGAATTTCTCGggaagatattcaagatcttaagaGGATAATCAATGGTGCCTCTTCCAAGAAGGGTGGTGTTGTGGCAAATAATGAGGACAGGGCCATTGTGGTAAGACCCCCTTCTGCCATTGCGCCTGTTTCACACCAGAAGGAGTCGGAGAAAGGTTTGATGACCGTCATCACTGACCAATGGGAGGTTTTTGATGATGATCTAATGGTTGGCGCTAAAGGAATGCATACTGTCTCTGGTGAAAAGAATATTCTCAACACAACCAACCCTTTTGAAGAATCATATATCATGGTGCCTTATGTTCCTGCTCACAATCAACCTCTTCCTGATCTAATTAGTTTTTAG
- the LOC137809402 gene encoding uncharacterized protein, with the protein MGEVDDPSQDLSSPYHVSSSDNPSFLIVPIILEGPNYHHWSRSFQMSLISKNKICFNDGTIETPNRTNSLFPTWQRANMLVVSWILKVVSQSIAQSIICMDNAFDIWNDLKERFSQGDMIRISDIQEMISSFKQGELTVTNYFTQLKILWDELDLFRPLSTSSCASKCNTLVNVSKYKTQDQIIKFLRGLNDNYSTVRTQILLMDPLPSLNKVCSLVTQQERQIFGNQSKAMIATSKGGYKNNATTYGRGARYGRGSNGRGYTSKICSHCGRTRHTIDTCYKKHGFPPHFKFKNQNHDQSHTNAVFQNTNFNNNEQNHEGSKSKVESQQIGFTPEQYQTLLALLQQTKSSGNSSNQVSIIPSNPSNQTGQNNNEDDWNR; encoded by the exons ATGGGTGAAGTTGATGATCCCTCACAAGATCTTAgttcaccttaccatgttagttcatCAGATAATCCTTCCTTTCTTATTGTCCCTATTATTCTTGAGGGACCAAATTATCATCATTGGTCTCGTTCGTTTCAAATGAGCCTAATTTCAAAGAACAAAATATGTTTCAATGATGGAACTATAGAAACTCCCAATCGTACCAATTCATTGTTTCCAACATGGCAGAGGGCCAATATGTTGGTTGTTTCGTGGATTCTCAAGGTTGTTTCTCAATCCATCGCGCAGAGCATCATCTGTATGGACAATGCCTTTGACATATGGAATGATTTAAAAGAAAGGTTCTCACAAGGAGACATGATTCGTATTTCTGATATCCAGGAGatgatttcttcttttaaacaaGGTGAGTTGACTGTTACAAACTATTTCACTCAGTTAAAAATTCTTTGGGATGAACTTGATCTTTTCCGCCCGCTATCCACTTCTTCATGTGCCTCTAAATGCAATACTCTTGTGAATgtttctaaatataaaacacaagACCAGATTATCAAATTTCTAAGGGGGCTAAATGATAATTATTCGACTGTGAGAACTCAAATTCTATTGATGGACCCTTTGCCATCCTTGAATAAAGTTTGCTCTCTTGTTACACAACAAGAGAGGCAAATATTTGGTAATCAATCCAAGGCAATGATTGCTACTAGCAAAGGAGGTTATAAAAACAATGCTACAACATATGGCAGAGGTGCTAGATACGGAAGAGGAAGCAATGGAAGAGGatatacttccaaaatttgtAGTCATTGTGGAAGGACAAggcataccattgatacatgctataaaaagCATGGCTTTCCACCTCATTTCAAGTTCAAAAATCAGAACCATGATCAGAGTCATACTAATgcagtttttcagaatacaaatttcaataataatgagcagaatcatgaaggttcaaagtcaaaagtggagtctcaacaaattggttttactcctgagcagtatcaaacattgttagctcttttacaacagACCAAATCCAGTGGCAATTCTTCTAATCAAGTCTCTATTATTCCCTCCAATCCCTCCAATCAAACag GACAAAATAACAATGAAGATGATTGGAACCGCTAA